Genomic DNA from Streptomyces sp. NBC_01571:
CTGCTTCCTGGTGCACCACCGCAGCCAGCTGGCCCGCGAGAAGAACGGTCAGCCGATCTGCCGCGACTGCGACTGAGGCAGGGTCGGCCGTGACTGGCTCGACCCCTCCTTGGAAGCGCCGCTTCCCCCACAGGGACGCGGACGAAGGGCCGTCACAGGGCCCTGAAGGCGCGCGTGACGACGAGCGGGGCTCTTCCCGACCAGGATCAGCCTCGCTCGACCCGGCGCCCGCCACAGCGCCGACAGGCGCCTCCACGCAGGCCGGTGACCCATCGCCGGCCGACACCCCCGCACCGGGTGAGGACCAGGTGCGGACGGACGCCCCCGCGCCCGCCGCCGGCGGCCGTGCGGCGGCCGTTCGAACCGGGGTCATGAAGGGCGTCCGCAAGAGCGGCAGCAAGGCCAGGGCGGGCCTGGCCTACCTCGCCGACCGGATCATCGACATCGCGCCCCGTGTCCCTGTACGGGACCTCGCGACCCTTCGCGGTCAGTTCCCCGGCATCGGTGCCGAGGAGCTCGCGGACAAGCTCGTCGCGGGCGCGGCCAACGCGACGTCCACGGTGGGCGCCGGAATCGGCGCGGCCGCCATGCTGCCGGTACCGCCCGCGATGCCCACGGAACTCGCCGCCGAGATCACCGGGGTCGCCGCGATCGAGCTCAAGCTGATCGCCGAGCTCCACGAGGTCTACGGCCTGCGACCGCCGGGCACCCTGCCTCAGCGCAGTACCGCCTACCTGAACTCGTGGTCCTCCGAGCGCGGGATCGACGTGACCAAGCCGTCGACCCTCAACGCCGCGCTGGGCGGCCAGATGAAGCGCGAGCTGCGCCAGCAGATCATGAAGCGCACGGTCCGCGACCTGCCGAACCTGATGCCGTTCATGGTGGGCGCAGCGGTCGGGGCGGTCATGAACCGCCGGGACACCAAACGCCTCGCGGCACGCATCCGCAAGGACCTCCGCAGAAACCAGGTGCCCTGGGACCAGCTGCCCGAACTGCCGCCCCTGGAGAAGCCGGCGGATCCACTGCGGATGGGGGAGATCCCCAAGGAGCTGGGGCCCTGATCGGACCGGCAGCGCCCGGATGTGCCGCGTCGGTTCCGGTGCTGCTCCGCTCCCGGTGCCGCTCCGGGGTCCGGCGTGGCCCGCACCCCGGCGGAGGTGACGCCGCGCGTGCCCCCGCGCGGGCGCGGGACTAGGCCGACGTCCGCGCCGTCTCCAGGGCCGCCCTCAGGCGCTCCGGCTCCCGCGTCGACAGGTACAGGTACGGGGTCGGGTCGGCCGGGTCGGTGACCTGTACGCGCAGGGCCGTGGGGATGTAGGACCGCAGAAGCATGAAGGCGCGCGTGTCCGCCTTGTGCGTACGCCAGGCGCGCGCCTCCTCCTGGTCCAGGATCTCGGCGTCGCCCAGGGCGGCGACCGGGATCCTGGCCTCACCCGCGATCAGTGAGTCACCGACGACACGGATGCGGACCGAGCCGTACGAGCTGGCCACGACGGCCGAGACCGCGGTGCCGCCGACCAGCCCGCCCAGCAGGGGCAGCGTCCCGAAGGGGAGGAAGACCAGGGCCAGCGCGACCCCGACCAGGAAGCAGACCGCCCACCAGCTGCGGGGTGCGGTGAGGCGTTCTTCGTACGGGGAGGCGGAGAGCTGCATGAGGCCAAGCTTGGCACGGTGCGTACGCCCCGCCGACGCGCGGGTAAGGTCTGCGGCTGTGAGTGGTACTTCCGCAGCTCTGAAGCCTCCCCCCGACGCCGTCGTGCCGGTGCGGCACCCCGACGCGCCCGCCCCCGGCGAGCTCCTCGGCGCGCACTACGAACAGTGTTTCGGATGTGGCGGGGAGCAGCCTCACGGACTGCATCTCGCGGCGCGTGCCGGTGAGGGCGTCACCATCACGGCGGAGTTCACCGTACGGCCCGCGCACCAGGGTGCTCCCGGGCTCGCGCACGGAGGCGTGCTGGCCACGGCGCTCGACGAGACGCTCGGGTCGCTCAACTGGCTGCTGCGCGTCGTCGCCGTCACCGGCCGTCTGGAGACCGACTTCGTGCGGCCGGTCCCCGTGGGCACCGTGCTGTACCTGGAGGCCGAGGTCACCGCGGTGGCCGGCCGCAAGATCTACTCGACCGCCACCGGCCGGATCGGCGGGCCCGAGGGGCCCGTGGCGGTCCGCGCGGATGCCCTCTTCGTCGAGGTCAAGGTCGACCACTTCATCGACAACGGCCGCCCGGAGGAGATCCGGGCCGCCATGAACGATCCGGACCGGAACCGCCGTGTCCGTGCCTTCGAGGTGAACCCGTGACCCGTCATCCCGTGGACGTGCTGATCCGGCGCGTAGATCCGGAAGTTCCGCTGCCCGAATATGCGCATCCCGGTGACGCCGGTGCCGATCTGCGCACCACCGAGGAGCGTGAACTGAAGCCGGGTGAACGTGCCGTTCTGCCCACCGGAGTGTCCATCGCACTGCCGGAGGGGTACGCGGCCTTCGTGCACCCGCGTTCCGGGCTCGCCGCCCGCTGCGGTGTCGCCCTCGTGAATGCCCCGGGGACGGTTGATGCCGGGTACCGTGGGGAGATCAAGGTGATCGTGGTGAATCTCGACCCGTACGAGTCCGTGCGGTTCGAGCGCTTCGACCGGATTGCCCAACTGGTCGTCCAGCAGGTCGAGAAGGTCCGCTTCCACGAGGTGGCGGAGCTTCCCGGCTCGGCGCGGGCCGCAGGGGGCCTCGGGTCCACCGGCGGTCATGCCGCCGTGGGCGGCACAACGGGTGGGAATCGATACGCTTCGGTCGTATCCGACCGGGAAGGACAGTGACGTGTTCGGACGTCGCAAGAAGGGCAGTGCCGCCGAGGACGCGGCGGGCGAGGCCGAGCAGGTCGTCGACGGAGTCGACACTGAGACGGACGAGGCGGAGCGGGAGCGCGTGAGGCTCGAGCCGGAACCGCGACCCGACGGACCCTGGGACGACTCGGAAGTGCGGGACCCCGCCGAGGGCCGTGTGGACCTGGGTGGTCTCCTGGTCCCCGGAGTCGACGGCATGGAGCTGCGGGTCGAGGTCGCGGGCGACGCGATCGTCGCGGCCACCGTCGTCCTCAAGGACAGTGCCGTGCAGCTGCAGGCCTTCGCCGCTCCCAAGCGCGAGGGCATCTGGGGCGAGGTGCGCGAGGAGATCGCCTCCGGCATCACCCAGCAGGGCGGTGTCATCGACGAGGTCGAGGGCCCGCTGGGCTGGGAGCTGCGGGCGCAGGTGCCGGTGCAGCTGCCGGACGGCACGGGCGGTTTCCAGGTCGTGCGGTTCGTCGGTGTGGACGGCCCCCGCTGGTTCCTGCGCGGAGTGATCTCCGGGCAGGGCGCGGTGCAGCCGCAGGCCGCGGGGTTGCTGGAGCAGATCTTCAGGGACACGGTCGTCGTGCGCGGCGAGGGCCCGATGGCCCCCCGTGACCCGATCGTCCTGAAGCTGCCGGACGACGCGCAGATGGTGGCCGAGGGCGTCCAGCAGGAGGAGCAGGCCGGTTCCCGCTTCTCCGGCGGCATGGGGCAGCTCCAGCGCGGACCGGAGATCACCGAGGTCCGCTAGCCGCCGCGCTCGCCGAGAACGTACGAAAGGGCCGCATCCCCGGCAGGGGGTGCGGCCCTTTCTCCGTGTGCCGGCGCGGGCCGTCCGCGCACAGCTGTCCGTGGGTGCATGGACACCCCCTTGCGGCGGGTTCTCAAGTTCTCATCCATGAACGGCAGTTGAACTGCGCGTCTTTCTCCAGCCCTTGACGGAAGCCTGGTCCGTACCTATGGTCACCGGCCAGCGCGCGTGTTCAGAAACCAGTGTGTCGTTCACATACGAGAACGGATGTCCCCCACATGCTTGACGCCCCCGCACGTCATCGCCGCCGGCCACGCACCGCCCTCCTCGCCGTCGCCGCGACGGCCGCCCTGGTCTCCGGCCTCCTCACCTGGCCCGCCGCCCACCGCGCCGACGCCGCCCCCGCCACCTTCACGCACCCCGGAGTCACCGTCTCCAAGGGGCAGCTGGACTTCGCCCGCACCCAGGTCAACGCCGGAGCCCAGCCCTGGAAGGGCGCGTACGACCAGATGACGGCGAGCAAGTACGCCTCGCTGACACGCACCGCCAAGCCCCGCGCGACCGTGGAGTGCGGCTCGTACTCCAACCCCAACAACGGCTGCACCGACGAGCGCGAGGACGCGATCGCCGCGTACACCGACGCCCTCGCCTGGTACATCACCCGCGACGACCGGTACGCGAAGAAGTCCATCGAGCTGATGGACGCCTGGTCGGCCGTCATCAAGGAGCACACCAACAGCAACGCGCCCCTGCAGACCGGCTGGGCCGGCTCCTCCTGGCCCAAGGCCGCCGAGATCATCAAGTACACCTACACCGGCACCTGGGCCGACTCCGGGCGCTTCGCGACCATGCTGCGCAACGTCTACCTGCCCGAGGTGATCAACGGCTCCAACTCCAACGGGAACTGGGAGCTGTCGATGATGGAGGCCGCCGTCGGCATCTCCGTCTTCCTGGAGGACAAGACCTCGTACGACAAGGCCATGGCGAAGTTCCGGACCAGGACGGCCGCCTACGTCTACCTCGCCTCCGACGGCGCCCTGCCCAAGACCGTGCCGAGCCAGAACCTCGACACCAAGGCGAAGATCGTCAGCTACTGGCAGGGGCAGTCCACCTTCGTCACCGGGCTCACCCAGGAGACCTGCCGCGACTTCACGCACACCGGATACGGCATCTCGGCCATCTCGCACATCGCCGAGACCAGCCGCATCCAGGGCGCGGACCTCTACGGCACCGACGTCGGCGAGCGACTGCGCCAGGCGCTCGGCTTCCAGTCGAAGTACCAGCTGGGCGAGGCGGTGCCGAGCTCGCTGTGCGGCGGTTCCCTCACCCTCGGGCTCGGCCCGGTCACCGAGGTCGGCTACAACGCCCTGCACAACCGGCTGGGCATCGCCATGACCAACACCCAGAAGCTGACCGAACAGAACCGGCCGTCCGGCAGCAACAACCTGTTCGTCGCCTGGGAGACTCTGACCCACGGGGACAACCCCAGCTGACCCGCCACCCCGTCCGGGCACACGGTGCGACACCGCGCGCCCGGACGTCCTGCCGGGGCGGCGGCAGGCCGGTACGGGAGGGGCATGAGCCAGGTCGCCACGGACACCGTGGTGCGCGTGGAGCACGTGCACCACACGTACGGCAGCGGTGCCGCCGCCGTGCACGCGCTGCGCGGTGTCTCCTTCGAGGTGCCGCGCGGCGAGCTCGTCGTCCTGCGGGGCCGCCCCGGGGCGGGCAGGAGCACCCTCCTCAACCTCATCGGCGGCCTCGACGAGCCGGACGCCGGGCGGATCACCGTCGACGGGCTGGAGCCGGCCGCCCTGGACGAGGACGCGCTGCTGGAACTGCGCCGGGACCGGATCGGCTTCCTGCTCCCGTCCGCCGGACTCGTCCCCCTCCTCACCGTCGCCGAGAACGTCGCCGTGCCGCTGCGGCTGAGCGGGGCCCCGGAGCGTGAACACGCGGACCGCGTCGAGCGGCTGCTCTCCCTCGTCGGCCTGGCCGGTCACGCGGCATCCCGGCCCGGGGCACTGTCCGCCGGACAGCGGCGCCGAGCGGCCCTCGCGCGCGCCCTCGTCCACCGCCCCGCGCTCCTCATCGCCGACGAACCCACCAGCCGGCTCGACGCCGAAACCGGCCTCGGCCTTCTGGAACTGCTGCACGACGTCGTCCGCCGCGGACACGTGACCGCCCTGGTCGCCGCACGTGACGCCGCCCCGGCGGGCCCGGCCGACCGGGTGCTGGAGCTGAACGACGGAAAGCTCGCCGCGCGCTGACCCCGACCTGCGCATCAGGGTTGCGTCAAAGACGGCCACCCCTCGACCTCGCGCCCCATTTGTCGTAATTATGGGCCGTAAGGTCGACGCAGCGTACAGAGCTTTGACAGGAAGACAATGGGGCCATGGGACGCGGCAAGCTTCGGATCTACCTCGGCGCGGCACCGGGGGTCGGCAAGACGTACGCGATGCTGTCCGAGGCGCACCGGCGCATGGAGCGCGGCACCGACTGCGTCGTCGCCTTCGTGGAGCACCACAACCGGCCGCGCACCGAGGTGATGCTGCACGGTCTGGAGCAGATCCCGCGCAAGGACCTCGACTACCGCGGCTCCTCCTTCACCGAGATGGACGTGGACGCCGTCCTGCGCCGCGCCCCGGCCGTCGCCCTGGTGGACGAACTCGCGCACACCAATGTCCCCGGCTCCCGCAACGCCAAGCGCTGGCAGGACGTGGCGGAACTGCTCGCGGCCGGCATCGACGTCGTCTCGACCGTCAACATCCAGCACCTGGAGTCGCTCGGCGACGTCGTCGAGTCGATAACCGGTGTACGGCAGCGGGAGACCGTCCCCGACGAGGTCGTCCGCCGCGCGGACCAGATCGAACTGGTCGACATGTCGCCCCCGGCGCTGCGCCGCCGCATGGCGCACGGCAACATCTACAAGTCCGACAAGGTCGACGCGGCCCTGTCCAACTACTTCCGCCCCGGCAATCTCACCGCGCTGCGTGAGCTGGCCCTGCTCTGGGTGGCCGACCGGGTCGACGAGTACCTGACCGAGTACCGCAGCGAGCACCGGGTCTCCAAGATCTGGGGCTCGCGCGAACGGATCGTGGTGGGCCTGACCGGCGGCCCCGAGGGACGCACCCTGATCCGCCGTGCCGCGCGGCTGGCCGAGAAGGGCGCGGGCGGCGAGGTCATGGCCGTCTACATAGCGCGCAGCGACGGTCTCACGAACGCCTCACCCAAGGAACTGGCCGTCCAGCGCACCCTGGTCGAGGACCTCGGCGGCACCTTCCACCACGTCATCGGCGACGACATCCCCGTCTCGCTCCTGGACTTCGCACGCGGGGTCAACGCAACCCAGATCGTGCTCGGCTCCTCCCGCCGCAAGACCTGGCAGTACGTCTTCGGGCCCGGAGTCGGTGCCACCGTCGCCCGGGAGTCCGGCCCCGACCTGGACGTCCACATCGTCACCCACGACGAGGTCGCCAAGGGACGCGGACTGCCCGCGGCCCGCGGCGCGCGGCTCGGCCGCTCCCGGATCATCTGGGGCTGGCTGATCGGCCTGGGCGGCCCGGTGGTCCTCGCGCTGCTGCTCAACACCATCGACCTCGGCCTCGCCAACGACATGCTGCTGTTCCTCACGGTGACAGTGGCGGCCGCCCTGCTCGGCGGCCTGTTCCCGGCCCTCGCCTCGGCGGCCTTCGGCTCCCTGCTGCTGAACTACTTCTACACACCGCCGCTGCACCGCCTCACGATCGCGGACCCCAAGAACATCGTCGCCATCGCGATCTTCGTCGGCGTCGCGGTCTCCGTGGCCTCCGTGGTGGACCTGGCCGCCCGCCGCACCCACCAGGCGGCCAGGCTGCGCGCCGAGTCGGAGATCCTGTCCTTCCTCGCGGGCAGCGTCCTGCGCGGCGAGACCAGCCTCGAAGCCCTCCTGGAACGGGTCCGGGAGACCTTCGGGATGGAGGCGGTCGCGCTGCTGGAGCGGGCGGGCGACGTCGACCCGTGGACCTGCGCGGGCAGCGTGGGCCCCCGGTCGCCGCTGCGGCCCGAGGACGCGGACGTGGACATGCCGGTCGGCGACCACATGGCGCTCGCGCTCTCCGGACGCGTGCTGCCCGCCTCCGACCGCCGGGTGCTCGCCGCCTTCGCCGCCCAGGCGGCCGTCGTGCTGGACCGCCAGCGGCTCCAGCACGAGGCCGACCAGGCCAAGGAGCTGGCCGAGGGCAACCGCATCCGCACCGCGCTGCTGGCCGCCGTCAGCCACGACCTGCGCACCCCGCTGGCCGCGATCAAGGCCGCCGTGTCCTCGCTGCGGTCCGACGACGTGGCCTGGTCGGAGGAGGACCAGGCGGAGCTCCTGGAGGCGATCGAGGAGGGCGCCGACCGCCTCGACCACCTGGTGGGCAACCTGCTCGACATGTCCCGCCTCCAGACCGGCACGGTCACCCCGCTGATCCGGGAGATCGACCTGGACGAGGTGGTGCCGATGGCGCTGGGCGGCGTGCCCGAGGGCAGCGTCGACCTGGAGATCCCGGAGGTCCTGCCGATGGTCGCCGTCGACGCGGGGCTCCTGGAGCGGGCGGTCGCCAACCTCGTCGAGAACGCCGTCAAGTACAGCCCCGTCGACGACCGGGTCCTCGTCTCGGCGAGCGCCATCGCCGACCGCGTGGAGGTACGCGTGGTGGACCGCGGGCCCGGTGTCCCGGACGAGGCCAAGGAGCGCATCTTCGCGCCCTTCCAGCGCTACGGCGACGCCCCGCGCGGCGCCGGGGTGGGCCTCGGACTCGCCGTCGCCCGTGGCTTCGCCGAGTCGATGGGCGGCACACTGAACGCCGAGGACACCCCCGGCGGCGGACTCACCATGGTGCTCACGATCCGGGCGGTGGACCGCCGTCCCGGGCCGCTCACCTCATCCGCAGTCGCAGAAAGGCAGGTCTCATGACCCGGGTCCTCGTGGTCGACGACGAGCCGCAGATCACCCGAGCCCTCGTCATCAACCTGAGAGCACGCAAGTACGAGGTCGACGCGGCCCCCGACGGCGCCACCGCCCTCCAGCTCGCCGCCGCGCGTCATCCCGACGTCGTCGTGCTCGACCTCGGGCTGCCCGACATGGACGGCGTCGAGGTCATCAGGGGACTGCGCGGCTGGACCCGGGTGCCGATCCTGGTGCTCTCCGCCCGGCACTCCTCCGACGAGAAGGTCGAGGCGCTCGACGCGGGTGCCGACGACTACGTCACCAAGCCCTTCGGCATGGACGAACTGCTGGCCCGGCTGCGCGCCGCCGTCCGCCGCGCCGAGCCCAATGGGTCCGGCGAGGACGACGTCGTCGTCGACACCGAGGACTTCACGGTGGATCTGGCGGCCAAGAAGGTCAACCGCGCCGGACGCGACGTCCGGCTGACCCCCACGGAGTGGCACCTCCTGGAGGTCCTGGTCCGCAACACCGGCCGCCTGGTCAGCCAGAAACAGCTGCTCCAGGAGGTGTGGGGGCCGTCGTACGGCACGGAGACGAACTATCTGCGGGTCTACATGGCCCAGCTGCGCCGCAAGCTGGAGGCGGATCCCTCGCATCCGCGGCACTTCATCACGGAGCCGGGGATGGGCTACCGGTTCGAGAAATGAGCGGTGCTCGAGAGAGGGGCCTCGCGGGTACGACGGTGTCATCGGCCCCGGTACGCTTTCGGTATGAGTGCTGTTCCCCGTTCCGAAAAACCGGCGGGCCGGTTCCGGCGCATGATAGACCGGCTCTCCTCGTCCCAGGAGGACCTGGAGTCCGAGGAGCTGCGCGAGGAAGCCGAGACGACGGGGTGCACCCGTATCGGTGACTGCCACGACCGGCAGATCGTCACGGTTACTGGTACGTTGCGCACGGTCACTCTGCGGCCACGGGCCGGAGTCCCGGCGCTGGAGGCCGAGCTGTTCGACGGCTCGGCGGCGCTGGACGTGGTCTGGCTCGGCAGACGCTCCATCGTGGGAATCGAGCCGGGGCGCAAGATGATCGCTTCGGGCCGCATCTCGATGAGCCGGGGCCGTAGGGTGCTGTTCAACCCGAAGTACGAACTCAGACCGCTCGGACGGGAGTAGCCGGTGACGTCGCTCGACAAGCCGACCGAAGACGCCCAGCAGGACGCGAGGGCGGTGACGGAGGCCGCGCTCTTCGAGGCGTTCGGCGGTGTGCGGGGCATGGTCGAGACCGTGGTGCCCGGCCTGCTCTTCGTCACCATCTTCACGATCAACAAGGACCTGCACTGGTCGGCGATCGCCGCCCTCGGAGTGTCCCTGCTGCTCGTCGTCGTCCGCCTCGTGATGCGCGACACGGTGAAGCACGCCTTCAGCGGCGTCTTCGGCGTCGCCTTCGGCGTGGTCTTCGCGATGATGACGGGCAACGCGAAGGACTTCTACCTGCCGGGCATGCTCTACACGCTCGGCCTGGCCGTCGCCTACATCGTCACGACCCTCGCGGGTGTGCCCCTGATCGGCCTGATCCTCGGCCCGGTCTTCAAGGAGAACCTCTCCTGGCGTACCCGCAACCCGGGCCGCAAGAAGGCGTACGCGAAGGCCAGCTGGGCCTGGGGCCTGATCCTGCTCGCCAAGTGCGCGGTCCTCTTCCCGCTCTACTGGTGGGCCAACACCGCACAACTGGGCTGGGTCCTGGTCGCGTTGAAGATCCCGCCGTTCCTGCTGGCCGTCTGGCTCACCTGGGTGTTCCTGGCGAAGGCCCCGGCTCCCATCGACGTGTTCGCGGAGATGGAGGCGGAGGAGCAGGCCGAGAAGGAGCGCAAGGCCGCCCTCGCGCAGGAGGACACCGAGGCCGCGGCCGGCCGTCACCGCCGCGACGCCTAGTCACCCGTACGAGTCGGGGCGTCCGGAGAATCTCCGGGCGCCCCGACTCGTGTCCGGGCGCCCTCGTCCTGTACCCGTGCGCCCCGCCCCCGTGTCCCACCATCGGGGAATCCGGTGGCCGTGCGGCGGGGCGGGCGTCAGAATCGCCGTTCATGGAGCCTGTCTCGCTCACCACGGAGCGTCTGTTGATCCGCCCGCACGACGCGCGTGACGAGGACGCGCTCCTCGCCGCCTGTCAGGACCCCGAGATCGCGCGGTGGACGGACTTCCCCACGCCCTACGAGCGCCGGCACGCCGCCTTCTATCTGCGGGCGCTGGTGCCGCGGGGCTGGCGCGACGACTCGATGTACCACTTCGCGGTGGAGCGGCGGGACGACGGCGACGGCACCCTCGTGGCGTCCGTCAACGTGCACCGGCAGGCCGACGTCTGGGGCGTCGGGTACTGGACGGTGGCGGAG
This window encodes:
- a CDS encoding OB-fold nucleic acid binding domain-containing protein; this translates as MSAVPRSEKPAGRFRRMIDRLSSSQEDLESEELREEAETTGCTRIGDCHDRQIVTVTGTLRTVTLRPRAGVPALEAELFDGSAALDVVWLGRRSIVGIEPGRKMIASGRISMSRGRRVLFNPKYELRPLGRE
- a CDS encoding DUF3710 domain-containing protein; the encoded protein is MFGRRKKGSAAEDAAGEAEQVVDGVDTETDEAERERVRLEPEPRPDGPWDDSEVRDPAEGRVDLGGLLVPGVDGMELRVEVAGDAIVAATVVLKDSAVQLQAFAAPKREGIWGEVREEIASGITQQGGVIDEVEGPLGWELRAQVPVQLPDGTGGFQVVRFVGVDGPRWFLRGVISGQGAVQPQAAGLLEQIFRDTVVVRGEGPMAPRDPIVLKLPDDAQMVAEGVQQEEQAGSRFSGGMGQLQRGPEITEVR
- a CDS encoding sensor histidine kinase KdpD: MGRGKLRIYLGAAPGVGKTYAMLSEAHRRMERGTDCVVAFVEHHNRPRTEVMLHGLEQIPRKDLDYRGSSFTEMDVDAVLRRAPAVALVDELAHTNVPGSRNAKRWQDVAELLAAGIDVVSTVNIQHLESLGDVVESITGVRQRETVPDEVVRRADQIELVDMSPPALRRRMAHGNIYKSDKVDAALSNYFRPGNLTALRELALLWVADRVDEYLTEYRSEHRVSKIWGSRERIVVGLTGGPEGRTLIRRAARLAEKGAGGEVMAVYIARSDGLTNASPKELAVQRTLVEDLGGTFHHVIGDDIPVSLLDFARGVNATQIVLGSSRRKTWQYVFGPGVGATVARESGPDLDVHIVTHDEVAKGRGLPAARGARLGRSRIIWGWLIGLGGPVVLALLLNTIDLGLANDMLLFLTVTVAAALLGGLFPALASAAFGSLLLNYFYTPPLHRLTIADPKNIVAIAIFVGVAVSVASVVDLAARRTHQAARLRAESEILSFLAGSVLRGETSLEALLERVRETFGMEAVALLERAGDVDPWTCAGSVGPRSPLRPEDADVDMPVGDHMALALSGRVLPASDRRVLAAFAAQAAVVLDRQRLQHEADQAKELAEGNRIRTALLAAVSHDLRTPLAAIKAAVSSLRSDDVAWSEEDQAELLEAIEEGADRLDHLVGNLLDMSRLQTGTVTPLIREIDLDEVVPMALGGVPEGSVDLEIPEVLPMVAVDAGLLERAVANLVENAVKYSPVDDRVLVSASAIADRVEVRVVDRGPGVPDEAKERIFAPFQRYGDAPRGAGVGLGLAVARGFAESMGGTLNAEDTPGGGLTMVLTIRAVDRRPGPLTSSAVAERQVS
- a CDS encoding PaaI family thioesterase, coding for MSGTSAALKPPPDAVVPVRHPDAPAPGELLGAHYEQCFGCGGEQPHGLHLAARAGEGVTITAEFTVRPAHQGAPGLAHGGVLATALDETLGSLNWLLRVVAVTGRLETDFVRPVPVGTVLYLEAEVTAVAGRKIYSTATGRIGGPEGPVAVRADALFVEVKVDHFIDNGRPEEIRAAMNDPDRNRRVRAFEVNP
- a CDS encoding DUF3093 domain-containing protein, translating into MQLSASPYEERLTAPRSWWAVCFLVGVALALVFLPFGTLPLLGGLVGGTAVSAVVASSYGSVRIRVVGDSLIAGEARIPVAALGDAEILDQEEARAWRTHKADTRAFMLLRSYIPTALRVQVTDPADPTPYLYLSTREPERLRAALETARTSA
- a CDS encoding GNAT family N-acetyltransferase, whose amino-acid sequence is MEPVSLTTERLLIRPHDARDEDALLAACQDPEIARWTDFPTPYERRHAAFYLRALVPRGWRDDSMYHFAVERRDDGDGTLVASVNVHRQADVWGVGYWTVAEHRGRGYATEAVGVLARWAFTELGVQRLEWRAEAGNRGSWAVARKAGFVREGVLRAAQTGRDGLRDTWIGALLPGDLGLPFALPYSPAADDLQRS
- the dut gene encoding dUTP diphosphatase; translation: MTRHPVDVLIRRVDPEVPLPEYAHPGDAGADLRTTEERELKPGERAVLPTGVSIALPEGYAAFVHPRSGLAARCGVALVNAPGTVDAGYRGEIKVIVVNLDPYESVRFERFDRIAQLVVQQVEKVRFHEVAELPGSARAAGGLGSTGGHAAVGGTTGGNRYASVVSDREGQ
- a CDS encoding response regulator, giving the protein MTRVLVVDDEPQITRALVINLRARKYEVDAAPDGATALQLAAARHPDVVVLDLGLPDMDGVEVIRGLRGWTRVPILVLSARHSSDEKVEALDAGADDYVTKPFGMDELLARLRAAVRRAEPNGSGEDDVVVDTEDFTVDLAAKKVNRAGRDVRLTPTEWHLLEVLVRNTGRLVSQKQLLQEVWGPSYGTETNYLRVYMAQLRRKLEADPSHPRHFITEPGMGYRFEK
- a CDS encoding DUF3159 domain-containing protein codes for the protein MTSLDKPTEDAQQDARAVTEAALFEAFGGVRGMVETVVPGLLFVTIFTINKDLHWSAIAALGVSLLLVVVRLVMRDTVKHAFSGVFGVAFGVVFAMMTGNAKDFYLPGMLYTLGLAVAYIVTTLAGVPLIGLILGPVFKENLSWRTRNPGRKKAYAKASWAWGLILLAKCAVLFPLYWWANTAQLGWVLVALKIPPFLLAVWLTWVFLAKAPAPIDVFAEMEAEEQAEKERKAALAQEDTEAAAGRHRRDA
- a CDS encoding ABC transporter ATP-binding protein; the encoded protein is MSQVATDTVVRVEHVHHTYGSGAAAVHALRGVSFEVPRGELVVLRGRPGAGRSTLLNLIGGLDEPDAGRITVDGLEPAALDEDALLELRRDRIGFLLPSAGLVPLLTVAENVAVPLRLSGAPEREHADRVERLLSLVGLAGHAASRPGALSAGQRRRAALARALVHRPALLIADEPTSRLDAETGLGLLELLHDVVRRGHVTALVAARDAAPAGPADRVLELNDGKLAAR
- a CDS encoding alginate lyase family protein, which produces MLDAPARHRRRPRTALLAVAATAALVSGLLTWPAAHRADAAPATFTHPGVTVSKGQLDFARTQVNAGAQPWKGAYDQMTASKYASLTRTAKPRATVECGSYSNPNNGCTDEREDAIAAYTDALAWYITRDDRYAKKSIELMDAWSAVIKEHTNSNAPLQTGWAGSSWPKAAEIIKYTYTGTWADSGRFATMLRNVYLPEVINGSNSNGNWELSMMEAAVGISVFLEDKTSYDKAMAKFRTRTAAYVYLASDGALPKTVPSQNLDTKAKIVSYWQGQSTFVTGLTQETCRDFTHTGYGISAISHIAETSRIQGADLYGTDVGERLRQALGFQSKYQLGEAVPSSLCGGSLTLGLGPVTEVGYNALHNRLGIAMTNTQKLTEQNRPSGSNNLFVAWETLTHGDNPS